Proteins from one Gimesia maris genomic window:
- a CDS encoding glycoside hydrolase family 88 protein yields MKFPLLTLCLTIVSLLSVQTVSLFADPVNADKPEATVDFKSAVKEKLQSLQNQPALIHSAIGVTRKETPIPCVYSQDDLNLHTGKTRILLIGGLDGSRKSVDAVIDAVEWFYKAEVAAPLREKYSLSAVPIANPDGWVLKQGPKNASGGNPTHGYPPMGDAYLSPTKPEAEYLWRWIGMHAPDLVLDVREGKQFQWVVPVDSLPTVQRLGKLLPPQIRPVFGWELVSALAFKSPSDVGRVPALAVELDATRPRAFLPELLTAMNQISFQGPSPARLELMRRLQRTPIQVATQLANVYGRDLGGLSYLPALSLISQIRLGELTADPSRLLAVEKITQAYLKKNPEPLKKRGGGSLIAGHLLFSELAKATGNPQYLQLAQQAADLGFDEQGNMKESMPHHVEMSDAVFMSCPILAAVGRLTGETKYYDMALKHWRFIQSMDQRADGIYQNSPLSEAAWGRGNGFPALGLALVLSELPLNSPLREQFIEGHRKHLQALSQHQHPNGMWHQVIDHPESYREMTSTCMITFSMIRGVREGWLDAEIYTPVIERAWNAIKTRIAFDGTLVDVCTGTGKQKNLRGYLDRTAILGTDARGGAMAFLVSNEMAQWQNERNNAAQQNMD; encoded by the coding sequence ATGAAATTTCCTCTGCTGACTCTCTGCCTGACGATTGTTTCTCTGCTGTCTGTTCAAACGGTTTCTCTGTTTGCAGATCCCGTCAATGCAGACAAACCGGAAGCAACCGTCGATTTTAAATCAGCGGTCAAAGAAAAACTGCAGTCGCTGCAGAATCAACCTGCATTGATTCACTCCGCCATCGGTGTGACCCGCAAAGAAACACCGATCCCCTGTGTGTATTCTCAAGACGATCTGAATCTGCACACGGGAAAAACCCGCATCCTGCTCATTGGCGGGCTGGACGGATCCCGGAAATCCGTTGATGCGGTGATCGATGCGGTCGAATGGTTTTATAAGGCGGAAGTCGCAGCACCTCTGCGGGAAAAATATTCGCTGTCCGCGGTTCCCATTGCGAACCCCGATGGCTGGGTTCTGAAGCAGGGTCCCAAAAATGCTTCGGGCGGAAATCCAACACACGGCTATCCGCCGATGGGAGACGCATATCTCAGCCCGACGAAACCGGAGGCCGAATATCTGTGGCGCTGGATCGGCATGCACGCGCCGGACCTGGTGCTGGATGTCCGCGAAGGCAAGCAGTTTCAATGGGTTGTCCCCGTTGACAGTCTGCCGACCGTCCAGCGACTGGGCAAACTGCTGCCTCCACAAATCCGTCCGGTATTCGGCTGGGAACTGGTTTCGGCTCTCGCCTTCAAATCACCATCGGACGTCGGTCGTGTACCGGCTCTGGCTGTGGAACTCGATGCGACTCGCCCCCGCGCGTTTCTCCCTGAACTCCTGACCGCGATGAATCAGATCTCCTTTCAGGGACCTTCCCCGGCTCGACTGGAATTGATGCGACGTCTGCAGCGTACTCCCATTCAGGTCGCCACTCAACTGGCAAACGTATATGGGCGTGACCTGGGAGGGCTCTCATACCTGCCCGCATTGTCCCTCATCAGTCAGATCAGACTGGGCGAACTGACTGCCGACCCGAGTCGCTTACTGGCCGTGGAAAAAATCACGCAGGCCTATCTCAAGAAAAATCCGGAACCCCTCAAGAAGCGAGGGGGCGGCAGCCTGATCGCCGGGCACCTGCTGTTTTCGGAACTGGCCAAAGCGACCGGAAACCCGCAATATCTTCAACTCGCGCAACAGGCGGCGGATCTCGGCTTTGATGAGCAGGGAAACATGAAGGAGTCAATGCCGCATCATGTGGAAATGAGCGACGCCGTATTCATGTCGTGCCCCATCCTGGCAGCCGTCGGTCGACTGACGGGAGAGACGAAGTATTACGACATGGCACTAAAACACTGGCGTTTCATCCAGAGCATGGATCAGCGAGCGGACGGTATCTATCAGAATTCCCCTCTCAGCGAAGCAGCCTGGGGACGCGGTAATGGCTTCCCGGCTCTGGGGCTGGCATTAGTCCTGTCGGAGCTTCCCCTGAATTCCCCCCTGCGGGAACAGTTCATCGAAGGACATCGCAAACATCTGCAAGCGCTGAGTCAACATCAGCACCCCAACGGCATGTGGCATCAGGTGATTGATCATCCGGAAAGTTATCGCGAAATGACATCCACCTGCATGATCACATTTTCGATGATTCGTGGCGTACGCGAAGGCTGGCTGGACGCCGAGATTTATACACCAGTCATCGAGCGCGCCTGGAATGCGATCAAAACCCGCATCGCCTTTGATGGCACACTCGTCGATGTCTGTACCGGTACCGGCAAGCAGAAAAACCTGCGCGGCTACCTGGATCGGACGGCGATTCTCGGGACCGATGCCCGCGGCGGTGCGATGGCATTCCTCGTCTCCAACGAAATGGCACAGTGGCAGAACGAACGCAACAACGCCGCACAACAGAATATGGATTAA
- a CDS encoding PKD domain-containing protein, translated as MLNSPLHYKCCLILFTVIGVHTLVTPLPAADSDTDPEFAPIVRVVDLNVGESATVTLSNGEQVQVKLLDLKETRDPIRQAVRSAIVTVEVDGETIELESGMYNLPQTIGKVQIDCSITGGYNSNGTPAFWGLDKDARLRFWPKDSPLIKPGSFIYPVEQRWFATRTWYDNEPVDGGTKILPKIYYHSGLDIGGAEKLTRVIAATDGIVVSAGDEVLDAHKKNTPVAPRYDVVYLRDARGWYYRYSHLHQINDRIKPGRIIKQGDEIGILGKKGASGGWSHLHFEIKSRQPSGKWGTQAGYAFIWEAYRNQYQPELVANSRRKHFIKAGESTVLKGTQSYSVNDSIQSYDWTFCDGTTATGAEIKRTYDKPGVYNEILKVTDKAGNVDYDFAEVHVLDPQNMEEYVPRIHASYWPSLNNKVGEPITFKVRSFGNTTGEEIWDFGDGSPTVSVKSDGNVKPLDEDGYAITKHTYQKAGNYLVKVERSREDGVKAVTHLHVRVEP; from the coding sequence ATGTTGAACTCCCCCCTGCATTATAAATGCTGTCTCATCCTCTTCACTGTCATTGGTGTTCACACACTGGTCACGCCTCTCCCGGCCGCGGACTCGGATACTGATCCCGAATTCGCTCCCATTGTCCGTGTCGTCGATCTGAATGTGGGCGAGTCTGCGACTGTCACCCTCAGCAATGGCGAGCAGGTTCAGGTGAAGTTACTCGATCTCAAGGAGACCCGCGATCCCATTCGACAGGCAGTGCGGAGTGCCATCGTCACCGTCGAAGTGGACGGCGAAACCATCGAACTGGAATCGGGGATGTACAATCTGCCGCAGACGATTGGTAAAGTGCAGATCGACTGTTCGATTACCGGCGGTTACAACTCCAACGGCACACCCGCCTTCTGGGGGCTCGACAAGGACGCCCGTCTGCGATTCTGGCCCAAAGATTCGCCGCTGATTAAACCGGGTTCGTTTATCTACCCGGTCGAACAACGCTGGTTTGCGACACGCACCTGGTACGACAATGAACCGGTCGACGGAGGCACGAAAATCCTGCCGAAGATTTATTACCACAGCGGTCTCGATATCGGGGGTGCCGAGAAGCTCACACGTGTCATCGCCGCCACGGATGGGATTGTGGTTTCAGCCGGCGATGAAGTTCTGGATGCGCATAAAAAAAATACGCCGGTTGCACCGCGTTATGATGTCGTTTATCTCCGGGATGCCCGGGGCTGGTATTACCGTTACAGTCACCTGCACCAAATTAATGACCGCATCAAACCTGGACGCATCATCAAACAGGGTGACGAAATCGGCATCCTGGGAAAAAAAGGAGCCAGCGGCGGCTGGTCGCATCTGCACTTTGAAATCAAAAGCCGACAACCATCTGGTAAATGGGGCACGCAAGCGGGTTACGCGTTTATCTGGGAAGCATACCGCAATCAATACCAACCGGAACTGGTCGCCAACAGTCGTCGCAAACACTTTATCAAAGCGGGTGAATCAACGGTTCTGAAGGGAACGCAATCCTATAGCGTTAACGACAGCATTCAAAGCTACGACTGGACTTTTTGCGATGGTACGACGGCAACCGGAGCGGAAATCAAACGAACCTACGACAAACCCGGCGTCTATAATGAAATTCTGAAAGTCACCGACAAAGCAGGCAACGTCGATTACGATTTCGCAGAAGTGCATGTGCTCGATCCGCAAAACATGGAAGAGTATGTGCCACGCATTCACGCTTCTTACTGGCCTTCCCTCAATAACAAAGTCGGCGAACCGATTACCTTCAAAGTCCGCTCGTTCGGCAATACGACAGGGGAAGAAATCTGGGATTTCGGCGACGGCAGCCCGACGGTCAGCGTGAAATCGGACGGCAATGTAAAACCACTGGATGAAGACGGCTACGCGATCACGAAACACACCTATCAGAAAGCGGGCAACTACCTGGTGAAAGTCGAACGCAGCCGCGAGGATGGCGTGAAAGCGGTAACACACCTGCATGTGCGCGTAGAACCGTAA
- the larB gene encoding nickel pincer cofactor biosynthesis protein LarB: MSDDQLSQLFEQVRQGALSVEQAVEQYQEQVPQKTGALASASIDLDRSSRCGYPEVVYCEGKTSTSLVEIFTLLLEAKQRCLGTRISEAQAEVVLKQFPQAIYNQTARTIRIPEKDAAFDEELISGRIAVLTAGTSDRPVAEEAIETLIWMGYEPDFIVDVGVAGPHRLQEQLPRIQNVSAIVVAAGMEGALPSVVGGWVSCPVIAVPTSVGYGASLGGMAALLGMLNSCAANVTVVNINAGFKAGFIAGLIADQKQKTS, translated from the coding sequence ATGTCCGATGACCAGCTTTCTCAACTGTTTGAGCAGGTCCGTCAGGGGGCGCTGTCCGTGGAACAGGCTGTCGAACAATACCAGGAACAGGTGCCTCAGAAAACAGGCGCGCTTGCTTCCGCCAGTATCGACCTCGATCGCAGTTCACGCTGTGGCTACCCCGAAGTTGTCTACTGCGAAGGAAAAACATCTACCTCCCTGGTGGAAATTTTCACTCTGCTGCTGGAAGCAAAACAGCGCTGCCTGGGAACGCGGATTTCAGAAGCGCAGGCGGAAGTGGTACTCAAGCAGTTTCCCCAGGCGATCTATAATCAGACAGCCCGTACGATTCGCATCCCCGAAAAAGACGCCGCCTTCGATGAAGAACTGATCTCGGGAAGAATCGCCGTCTTAACTGCAGGCACCAGTGATCGCCCTGTTGCGGAAGAAGCCATCGAAACATTGATCTGGATGGGCTACGAGCCGGACTTCATCGTTGACGTCGGGGTCGCAGGTCCACACCGCCTGCAGGAGCAACTGCCGCGGATTCAGAATGTCTCGGCCATCGTGGTCGCCGCTGGTATGGAAGGCGCACTCCCTTCTGTCGTGGGAGGCTGGGTCTCCTGCCCTGTCATCGCGGTTCCCACCAGCGTCGGTTACGGCGCCAGCCTGGGAGGCATGGCGGCGCTGCTGGGCATGCTCAACAGTTGTGCTGCGAATGTGACTGTGGTTAATATCAATGCAGGCTTCAAAGCCGGTTTTATCGCCGGCCTGATCGCCGACCAGAAACAGAAAACCTCCTGA